From a region of the Rhipicephalus microplus isolate Deutch F79 chromosome X, USDA_Rmic, whole genome shotgun sequence genome:
- the LOC119186087 gene encoding adenylate kinase isoenzyme 1-like: MVAKYDFTYISSGDLLRAEVASGSDQGKQINDIMKQGELEPLGMIIQLIKETIKKDLLTVKGFLLDGYPRNVEQGERFESDVCKCMNLIYFEVSDDTIKARLLKHGQTSGRVDDNEDTIVKCIKTFHVESEPVLQKYKFIVHKISAEDDPHEVFASVTAVMDDIIKPEQSSN, translated from the exons ATGGTGGCGAAGTACGACTTCACATACATCTCGTCGGGTGACCTGCTGCGGGCTGAAGTGGCGTCTGGCAGTGACCAGGGCAAGCAAATCAACGACATTATGAAGCAGGGAGAGCTTGAACCACTG GGTATGATCATTCAACTGATAAAGGAAACAATCAAGAAAGACTTACTGACAGTGAAGGGATTCCTCCTTGATGGTTATCCCAGGAATGTCGAGCAAGGGGAGCGCTTCGAATCTGAC GTGTGCAAGTGCATGAACCTGATTTACTTCGAGGTGTCAGACGATACGATAAAGGCCCGGCTTCTGAAGCATGGCCAGACGAGCGGCCGTGTGGACGACAATGAGGACACCATCGTCAAGTGCATCAAGACCTTCCATGTCGAGTCAGAGCCTGTGCTTCAAAAGTACAAATTTATCGTTCACAAG ATCTCAGCTGAGGACGACCCGCACGAAGTGTTCGCATCGGTCACGGCTGTCATGGACGACATTATTAAACCTGAACAGTCAAGCAATTAA